One window of Astyanax mexicanus isolate ESR-SI-001 unplaced genomic scaffold, AstMex3_surface scaffold_39, whole genome shotgun sequence genomic DNA carries:
- the LOC125794075 gene encoding coiled-coil domain-containing protein 85A-like — MLVEHQRNIRETSEQHQRNVRGTSEQQQRNIRGMSEKCRKTTAEHQRNFREKSKTHQRNVRGTSEKHKRNVRRGSSEEYQRNTKAISEQQQRNVRGTSEEHQRNIRGTSEEHQSNIRGTSKQQQRKIKGTSEHHQMNNSGTLEEHQRNIRETSDHWIIRGISEKLQSNIKGTSEEHHRNIRDTAEERQRNIRGTSDHWIIRGISEKLQSNIKGTSEEHQRNIRATTVENQRNIRQTAEDCQKNVRGMLENIKDTSEERQKNIRDTSEEHQRHIRGTSKEHQRHIRGTSKEHQRHIRGTSKEHQRKIRGLSEERQRNNRGTSEEC; from the coding sequence atgtTAGTGGAACATCAGAGGAACATCAGAGAAACTTCAGAGCAACATCAAAGGAACGTCAGAGGAACATCAGAGCAACAACAGAGGAACATCAGAGGAATGTCAGAGAAATGTCGGAAAACAACAGCGGAACATCAGAGGAATTTTAGAGAAAAATCAAAGACACATCAGAGGAACGTCAGAGGAACATCAGAGAAACATAAGAGAAATGTCAGAAGAGGATCTTCAGAGGAATATCAGAGGAACACCAAAGCAATATCAGAGCAACAACAGAGGAACGtcagaggaacatcagaggaacatcagaggaatatcagaggaacatcagaggaACATCAAAGCAACATCAGAGGAACATCAAAGCAACAACAGAGGAAGATCAAAGGAACATCAGAGCATCATCAGATGAACAACAGTGGAACATTAGAAGAGCATCAGAGGAACATCAGAGAAACTTCAGATCATTGGATCATCAGAGGAATATCAGAGAAACTTCAGAGCAACATCAAAGGAACGTCAGAGGAACATCATAGAAACATCAGAGACACAGCAGAGGAACGtcagaggaacatcagaggaACATCAGATCATTGGATCATCAGAGGAATATCAGAGAAACTCCAGAGCAACATCAAAGGAACGTCAGAGGAACATCAGAGAAACATCAGAGCAACAACAGTGGAAAATCAGAGGAACATCAGACAAACAGCAGAGGATTGTCAGAAGAACGTCAGAGGAATGTTAGAGAACATCAAAGACACATCAGAGGAACGTCAAAAGAACATCAGAGACACATCAGAGGAACATCAGAGACACATCAGAGGAACGTCAAAGGAACATCAGAGACACATCAGAGGAACGTCAAAGGAACATCAGAGACACATCAGAGGAACGTCAAAGGAACATCAGAGAAAAATCAGAGGCTTGTCAGAGGAACGTCAGAGGAACAACAGAGGAACATCAGAGGAATGTTAG